The Toxoplasma gondii ME49 chromosome XII, whole genome shotgun sequence genome includes a region encoding these proteins:
- a CDS encoding hypothetical protein (encoded by transcript TGME49_245980), translating to MLDVKRWFHQMPFLGARSWLRPLIALHALVEGLAGFHSLPGLQGGTVLLWFPVLPEHQEVAASNAPHGTESTEESDSSDDDDPPLRTDTESLSRRSSRLLDSGLTPGPPRDSSGARSGLALDVEEQLQLIRSQRRRLIAAMRNLRFRWSSAEGYIKCRMQRDASRRARGGQPAMLPSRQKLARFKLLYKSGRAQRERELRKLERELQDLERQNEQLLKMHAVRRRGRGNRPAKDMRANQLRPPASTDESQCFAEPGPSDPQSAPTDTETTDVAQADQAVPGCSWWGTDSGAAPLRPNPKAAVPVRADEDKRGTPFSELTLIRAQKANLLAMRRTIRSKWKSQAAYVNMRMHEINFHRKGKGLPPLELTPELLRDFSSQYNDRLVPRVMRELELSGQIGALEEKERDIFKCCLRLACRTSVTAETETPGPRVPTGGAPNPAPELSTQPELQFHRQVPSTDSTLQIASTPHLLSAAPGAPPSREQVPILSWGPVSTTDGARLESHLALPILGPAGAQMESQSALPAMGSAGRSHTTTAARSAHIIGPPCVAPPSCLWQHQETPVQLGSTESPSAAPDPFPQYSPTDTSAASYAIPCRTGDSGETQYPSPSQLEQHAAACSPGRFEPGSELPAELLEFILDHSTAASAVSAHTSAVLEKPVPLPAEPWSPGIAFPNIVSPSEQPSTSHWWPDPPSSSSDRRLWPSAPFEGRLSSPWPWGS from the exons ATGCTTGACGTCAAACGTTGGTTTCATCAAATGCCGTTCTTGGGAGCGCGTTCATGGTTACGTCCACTTATCGCTCTGCATGCCCTGGTGGAAGGACTGGCCGGTTTCCATAGCCTACCAGGCTTGCAGGGGGGAACCGTGCTTCTCTGGTTCCCCGTCCTGCCCGAGCATCAAGAGGTCGCTGCCAGCAATGCACCGCATGGCACAGAATCGACAGAAGAGTCAGACTCTTCAGACGATGACGATCCACCACTTCGCACAGATACCGAAAGCCTTTCCAGGCGGAGCAGCAGACTTTTGGACTCCGGCTTGACACCAGGGCCGCCGCGGGACTCGAGTGGTGCCCGTTCCGGTTTGGCTCTAGATGTAGAGGAGCAGCTACAGTTGATACGCTCTCAGAGACGCAGGCTTATAGCAGCGATGCGCAACCTTCGTTTTCGGTGGTCGAGCGCAGAAGGCTATATTAAGTGCAGGATGCAAAGGGATGCTTCAAGACGCGCACGAGGAGGT CAACCGGCGATGCTTCCATCGCGGCAGAAACTAGCGCGGTTCAAGTTGTTGTACAAGTCGGGGCGCGCTCAGCGAGAGCGCGAGTTAAGGAAGCTGGAGCGGGAGCTTCAGGATCTCGAACGACAAAACGAGCAACTTCTCAAGATGCATGCCGTGCGCCGCAGAGGACGCGGTAACCGACCAGCAAAGGACATGAGAGCAAATCAGCTACGTCCTCCGGCCTCGACAGATGAATCTCAAT GCTTCGCCGAACCGGGACCTTCAGACCCACAGAGCGCGCCGACAGACACCGAAACCACTGACGTGGCACAGGCGGACCAGGCGGTCCCAGGTTGCTCATGGTGGGGCACGGACTCCGGTGCAGCACCACTGAGACCGAACCCAAAGGCAGCCGTACCTGTGCGGGCGGATGAGGATAAAAGGGGGACACCATTCAGCGAGCTTACACTGATCAGAGCTCAGAAGGCTAACCTCCTTGCTATGCGCCGCACGATTCGGAGCAAATGGAAAAGCCAAGCAGCATATGTGAACATGCGAATGCACGAGATAAACTTCCATCGGAAGGGAAAAGGT TTGCCTCCGCTGGAGTTGACGCCTGAGCTTCTCCGGGACTTTTCCAGCCAATACAATGATCGTCTCGTTCCACGTGTAATGCGTGAGTTGGAACTAAGTGGGCAGATCGGCGCTCttgaggaaaaggaaagggaTATTTTCAAATGTTGTTTGCGACTTGCTTGTCGTACCAGTGTGACGGCAGAGACGGAAACACCGGGCCCACGAGTACCCACTGGCGGCGCACCGAATCCAGCACCCGAGCTGTCCACTCAGCCCGAGCTGCAGTTCCACCGACAGGTGCCAAGCACAGACTCGACTCTGCAGATCGCCAGCACGCCACATCTACTCTCGGCCGCGCCCGGTGCTCCGCCATCCCGTGAGCAGGTTCCTATACTTTCATGGGGTCCAGTCTCGACCACAGACGGGGCCCGGCTGGAGTCCCATTTAGCATTGCCCATATTGGGGCCTGCAGGAGCCCAGATGGAGTCCCAATCAGCATTGCCTGCAATGGGGTCTGCAGGAAGAAGTCACACCACAACAGCAGCGCGCTCGGCACACATCATAGGCCCACCTTGCGTTGCTCCTCCATCATGCTTGTGGCAGCACCAGGAGACTCCCGTTCAGCTCGGAAGCACAGAATCCCCCTCGGCGGCTCCGGATCCCTTTCCACAGTATTCACCGACTGACACGTCGGCGGCATCATATGCCATCCCCTGCCGGACTGGGGACAGCGGCGAAACCCAATACCCGTCACCCTCGCAATTAGAGCAGCACGCAGCTGCGTGTTCGCCTGGACGATTTGAGCCCGGAAGTGAACTTCCTGCAGAGCTCTTGGAGTTCATTTTGGATCATTCCACAGCTGCatcggctgtctctgcgcatACTTCTGCTGTCCTGGAGAAACCAGTTCCCTTACCCGCTGAGCCGTGGAGCCCAGGGATTGCGTTCCCAAACATTGTTTCTCCATCTGAGCAGCCGTCAACCAGCCATTGGTGGCCCGATCCGCCCTCGAGTTCCTCCGACAGACGGTTATGGCCTTCTGCACCCTTCGAAGGTAGGCTCTCGTCCCCATGGCCATGGGGATCATAG